CGCGCCTACGCTAGCCCAGGAAGCGCTTGATCCCGTCGGCCAGCGCGGCGGCCATGCGCTCGCGGAAGGCGCCGTCGGACATCTTGGCGGCGTCGCCCGGGTTGCGCATGTTGCCGCACTCGATGAACACCGCCGGCCGCTTCGACAGGTTCAGCCCGCCCAGGTCGGTCCGGGTGTCCAGGCCGTTCTTGGCGGTGTAGGTCGCGTACGGCATGCCGGTGCCCTCGCGGAAGGCGTCGCGGACGTCCCTGCCGAGCCTGGCCGACGGCTTGACCACGGCGTCGTTGTGCCCGGGCAGCAGCCCGGGCATGATCACGTGGAACCCGTGCCCGCTCGGCACGGCCCCGTCGCCGTGGATGGACAGCACCGCGTCGGCCCTGGCCTCGTTGCCGATCGCGGCCCGTTCGGTGACGCACGGGCCCACGCCCTTGTCGTCGGGACGGGTGAGCACGACCTTGGCGCCCATGCGCTCCAGGATCGGCTTCAGCCGCCCGGCGACGTCCCAGGTGAAGGCGTGCTCCGGGTAGCCGTCGTCGGTCTCGGTGCCGGTGGTGTTGCACGCCTTGCGGCCGGTGATGATGTCGACCTGGCGGTTGATCTCCTCGGGGTGCGAGGCGTTGCCGCCGTTGTGCCCCGGGTCGAGCACGACGGTCTTGCCCGCCAGCGGGCTCGCCGGAGTGCCCGACGGCGAGGCGGCGGGCAACGCCGCCTCCTGGGCTGCGGGCACGGCGCCGCCGCCGCAACCGGCGGACAGCACGGCGAGCATGGCGAGCATGGCCAGCGCCACGGGTCCGGCTCGGTGAGCACGCATGGCACCGACCGTACCGGGCCCAGGCACGCAATCCCAAGACCCCGCTGACCTGCGATTTCGTGTCGCGGCCGCGGGTTTGCCCGCCGGTCCGGCGGTGAGGGACCGGGGTGTGATCCGAGGTTACGCAGAGCAGCCGAGCCCACGCGCGGGCGGCCAGGTGACGTTGCGGGTGGCGACGGACGCGCCCCGGTTCAGGGTGGAGCTCTTCCGTTGCGGTGACGGGCTGACGCTGTGCGAGAAGTCGCCGTGGCTGCCCGGCGTGGACGCTCCCCCGCACCTGCCGTCCCACGACTGGGGCGAGCCGGGCACGGGGCTGCGCGGCGAGCACCTGCCGGCCTGGCCCGCCCACCCGATGCCGGCGCCCGCCGAGCCGGGCGTGTACGTCGCGGTGCTGGTGGAGGGCGACGGCGACGGCTGCGACAGGACCGACCCCGACCGGACGACGGCCGACGGGCGGGAGGCCAAGGCGCTGTTCGTGGTGCGTCCCGCGCGCCCGTCGGCCCGCGTGCTCTACAAGCTGCCGCTGCTGACCTACCACGCCTACAACCTGATCGACGGGCACGCCTACGACCCGGGGAGCGCGGCCGGGCACTGGTGCCTGTACAACCTGCCGCGCCCGGAGGAGGTGCCCGGCGGGCTCGCCCCTGGCGTGGGGCTGCACCGGCCCGGCGGCGGCACGGGCGCGACGCCGTACGACATCACGAACTTCGACCCCTACGACCCCACGCCGCGCCAGACCTACGTGCACTGGGACGGCCCGTTCGTGGCCTGGCTGGCGCGGCGCGGCTACGCGGTGGACCTCTGCACGGACCTGGACCTGCACCGGGAGGGCGCCGAGCTGCTGGAACCGTACCGGCTGCTGGTGAGCGCGGGGCACGACGAGTACTGGAGCGACGCCATGCGCGCGGCCGTGGCGCGGCACGTGGCGGGCGGCGGCAACGCGGCCTTCTTCGGCGGCAACACCTGCTGGTGGCGGGTGGTCTTCCACGACGCGGTCACCTTCTCCCGCGTCGGCTTCTGGCACGAGGAGGGCGCGCCGGAGAACGAGCTGATCGGCGTGAGCTTCCGCAACGGCGGCGAGCGCGACCGCGACGAGCACCCGGTGCCGGTGGGGTTCCGGGTGCAGCACGCCGATCACTGGGTGTACGAGGGCACGGGGCTGCGCGACGGCGAGGTGTTCGGGCTGGCGGAGAACCTGGTGGGCTACGAGTGCGACGGCGCCGCGTTCGACCGGGAGGCGGGGCCGCCGTACACGCCCACGGGGGCGGACGGCACGCCGCCCGGGTTCACGATCCTGGGCGTGGGCGACGCCAGGGCGAGCGGCTGGGGCCTGGGCAACGGCGCCGCCACCATGGGCCTGCACACGGGCGGCGGCACCGTCTTCAACGCCGCCACCACCGACTGGGTGCGCGGCCTGGCGACCTCGCCGGCGGTCGAGCGCATCACGGCGAACGTGCTCGACCGCCTCGGCTGAGGCTCACCCAGGCCGGCCTCGGTCGCAGCCGGCTGAGGTTCACCCCGGCCGGCCTCGGTCGCAGGCGGCTGAGGCTCACTCCGGGGGCGGCCTCGGCAGCGGCGGCTCCTCCTGCTTGCGGATCAGGTACGGCGGCATCGCCAGCGCGTGCATGCCGGTGTCGAGCAGCGTCCCGATCGAGTGCTCCGGCGTCTCCGTCAGCGGCTCGCCCGGCCCGTTCAGCGAGGTGTTGATCAGGACGGGCGTGCCCGTGCGCTCGTGCCACCTGTCCAGCAGCGCGTGCAGGAACGGCGTGCTCTCCCGGGTGACCGTCTGCAGCCTGGCCGTGCCGTCCACGTGCGTGATCCCCGGCAGCCGGTCGCGGTGCTCGGCGCGGACGGCGGCGGCGTACTGCATGAACGGGGCGGGCCTGTCCACCTCGAACAGCCGCTCGGCGTGCTCGGCCAGCACCAGCGGCGCCAGCGGGCGGAACCACTCGCGCCCCTTGACCTGGAAGTTGATGTAGTCCTGCATGTCGGGGTTGCGCGGGTCGCCGAGGATGCTGCGGTTGCCCAGGGCGCGCGGCCCCGACTCGCTGCGGCCCTGGTGCAGCCCGATGACGCGGCCGCTCTCCAGCAGCGTGACCAGCGTGCCGGGCAGGTCGGCCGGCTGCTCGGCGTACAGGCCGGCGGGCAGGGCGCGCACGGCCGCCTCGATCTCGCTCTCGTCGGGCTCCGGGCCGAGGAAGTCGTCCGTCCAGCGGAAGCGGCTGTCCACGCCGAGGCAGGCGATGAGCCCGTACAGGGCGCAGCCCACGGCCGTGCCGCCGTCGTGCGGGCTGGGCGGGATGAACACCTCGCGGAACGGCGACTCGCGGATCAGCCTGCCGTTGGCCGAGCAGTTGAGCGCGGTGCCGCCGGCGAAGGCCAGCGCGTCCAGGCCGGTCCGGGCGTGCAGCCAGGCGGTCACCCCGGCCAGCGCCCGCTCGAAGGCGCGCTGGCCGGCGGCCGCCAGGTTCGCGGCGCGGCGGAACTCCTCGCCGCCCGGCTCGTAGCAGAACGCCTCGCCCCGGCCGAACGTCTCCAGCCAGGCGGGCGGGATGTGCACCTCGTGACCACGTACGTCGAGGTCGGGCAGGCCCAGCGCGTCCGGGTCGCCGAACGGCGCCAGGCCCATCACCTTGCCCTCGTTGCCCTCGCCCTCGGGCCACATCGTCTTCGTCAGCAGCGCGTAGAAGCAGCCGAGCCCGGCGGGCCTGGCCCAGTCGCCGTCCCAGAGCTGCTTGGCCAGGCACTCCAGCCGCCCGCGCCCGCACCGGTAGAACGAGGCGACCTCCAGCAGGTCGCCGTCCGTGCCCGGCGGCAGCGGGACCTCCTCGGTGAAGTCCCGCACCCGGCTCCCCTGCGCGTCGATCACCAGCCCCGCAGCCTCCTCGAACGGCGAGGGGTAGAACGCGCTGTAGAGGTGGCTGAGGTGGTGCGAGACCAGCACGATCGGCGCGCCGTCCGTCAGGCCGAGCGTCTCGCGCACCTCCTCCTGGTACGCGGGCGCGTGCTCGATCTCGGTGTCGGACGAGTAGCCCTCCACGACCAGGTCCACCGGCTCCTTCAGCAGCGGCATGGCCGGCAGGTAACGGTCGGGCAGGTCGCCGAGGCGGCCCCAATGGTGCTTGCGCCGGCTGACGCGCTCCTTCTGCAGGCTGTACATGCCGGACTCGCCCACCGCGACGGCGATGGAGCCATCCTGGGTGCGATTTATACCGACGACGATGGGAAAATCCGCCATCTGCGATGCCTCCTGATCGTGATCACGGGCACCGATACCCCAGGGGAGAACAAGTGGATCTCCCAACCGCGTAAGGGACACGTCAGCAGCGCTAAGAAAAGCGTGGCCGGCGGGATGCTGGCCAGGATCGGCGAATGCCCGCACCATACGGGGCGTGCCGTCAACCTCCGCGCCCGGCGCCGGGCCCGACCCGGTGGCCGGCAGGCTCGCCGCCGACCGCCTCGGCGCGCCCACCGTCGTCTACTTCGTCCTGTCG
The nucleotide sequence above comes from Nonomuraea gerenzanensis. Encoded proteins:
- a CDS encoding N-acetylmuramoyl-L-alanine amidase, whose amino-acid sequence is MRAHRAGPVALAMLAMLAVLSAGCGGGAVPAAQEAALPAASPSGTPASPLAGKTVVLDPGHNGGNASHPEEINRQVDIITGRKACNTTGTETDDGYPEHAFTWDVAGRLKPILERMGAKVVLTRPDDKGVGPCVTERAAIGNEARADAVLSIHGDGAVPSGHGFHVIMPGLLPGHNDAVVKPSARLGRDVRDAFREGTGMPYATYTAKNGLDTRTDLGGLNLSKRPAVFIECGNMRNPGDAAKMSDGAFRERMAAALADGIKRFLG
- a CDS encoding N,N-dimethylformamidase beta subunit family domain-containing protein; translated protein: MIRGYAEQPSPRAGGQVTLRVATDAPRFRVELFRCGDGLTLCEKSPWLPGVDAPPHLPSHDWGEPGTGLRGEHLPAWPAHPMPAPAEPGVYVAVLVEGDGDGCDRTDPDRTTADGREAKALFVVRPARPSARVLYKLPLLTYHAYNLIDGHAYDPGSAAGHWCLYNLPRPEEVPGGLAPGVGLHRPGGGTGATPYDITNFDPYDPTPRQTYVHWDGPFVAWLARRGYAVDLCTDLDLHREGAELLEPYRLLVSAGHDEYWSDAMRAAVARHVAGGGNAAFFGGNTCWWRVVFHDAVTFSRVGFWHEEGAPENELIGVSFRNGGERDRDEHPVPVGFRVQHADHWVYEGTGLRDGEVFGLAENLVGYECDGAAFDREAGPPYTPTGADGTPPGFTILGVGDARASGWGLGNGAATMGLHTGGGTVFNAATTDWVRGLATSPAVERITANVLDRLG
- a CDS encoding carbamoyltransferase family protein; this translates as MYSLQKERVSRRKHHWGRLGDLPDRYLPAMPLLKEPVDLVVEGYSSDTEIEHAPAYQEEVRETLGLTDGAPIVLVSHHLSHLYSAFYPSPFEEAAGLVIDAQGSRVRDFTEEVPLPPGTDGDLLEVASFYRCGRGRLECLAKQLWDGDWARPAGLGCFYALLTKTMWPEGEGNEGKVMGLAPFGDPDALGLPDLDVRGHEVHIPPAWLETFGRGEAFCYEPGGEEFRRAANLAAAGQRAFERALAGVTAWLHARTGLDALAFAGGTALNCSANGRLIRESPFREVFIPPSPHDGGTAVGCALYGLIACLGVDSRFRWTDDFLGPEPDESEIEAAVRALPAGLYAEQPADLPGTLVTLLESGRVIGLHQGRSESGPRALGNRSILGDPRNPDMQDYINFQVKGREWFRPLAPLVLAEHAERLFEVDRPAPFMQYAAAVRAEHRDRLPGITHVDGTARLQTVTRESTPFLHALLDRWHERTGTPVLINTSLNGPGEPLTETPEHSIGTLLDTGMHALAMPPYLIRKQEEPPLPRPPPE